One stretch of Pararhodobacter zhoushanensis DNA includes these proteins:
- a CDS encoding carbohydrate ABC transporter permease, translated as MNSAIITVGATVLAVAASTCAGYIYSRNSSRFLNGSVLFLIVVRLIPPIVITLPLFPIVNFLGINDTHGVLMVLYATFFVSLGTVLMRTFIDQIPRELDEAAQIDGAGRLTILRRVIVPLASPGILAVAVFVVVFAWNEFLFAFIFTGTNAKTAPLVISEMIGSIDGVDWGILFAASTVQLAPVLLFVVFMNRFLVAGLTAGATKG; from the coding sequence TTGAACAGCGCGATCATCACCGTTGGTGCGACCGTGCTGGCCGTCGCCGCCAGCACCTGCGCGGGGTATATCTATTCGCGCAATTCCAGCCGGTTCCTGAACGGCAGCGTGCTGTTTCTGATCGTGGTCCGCCTGATCCCGCCCATCGTCATTACGCTGCCGCTGTTCCCCATCGTCAATTTTCTGGGGATCAACGACACGCATGGCGTGCTGATGGTGCTCTACGCCACGTTCTTTGTGTCGCTGGGCACGGTGCTGATGCGCACCTTCATCGACCAGATCCCGCGTGAACTGGACGAAGCCGCACAGATTGACGGGGCAGGAAGGCTGACGATCCTGCGCCGGGTGATCGTGCCGCTGGCCTCGCCCGGGATCCTTGCGGTGGCGGTTTTCGTGGTCGTCTTCGCGTGGAACGAATTTCTGTTCGCCTTCATTTTTACCGGCACCAACGCCAAGACCGCGCCGCTGGTCATTTCGGAAATGATCGGCTCGATCGACGGGGTCGACTGGGGAATTCTGTTCGCCGCCTCAACCGTCCAGCTGGCGCCGGTGTTGCTGTTCGTCGTGTTCATGAACCGATTTCTGGTGGCCGGGCTTACCGCCGGCGCCACCAAGGGATGA
- a CDS encoding carbohydrate ABC transporter permease, whose product MRTRKLTELLPFVAPVHVLILSVIVLPALYVAWLSLMESSFGQAPSFVGFDNFIRVLSDPSFRSALWNTVVLVVVAVHVELLLGLLLALLFASGLPFRRVLLVCTLAPYAVSEVIAVVSWRYLFDPQAGPVTQLLLSLGLPVLDWSFEPVHAMILIAMLTIWLHLPFTFIILYAARLAIPGDLYEAARIDGARPWQAFRRVTLPMLGPAIVVALLFRYIFAFRIFSEVWLLTGGGPARTTEVVAVYLYREAFTYNAFGTAAATAWIMVLASLLLALGYVLVLRKQVTGNAH is encoded by the coding sequence GTGCGAACAAGAAAATTGACCGAGCTGTTGCCGTTTGTCGCACCGGTTCACGTCCTGATCCTCAGCGTTATCGTGCTTCCGGCGCTTTATGTCGCGTGGCTGAGTCTGATGGAATCCAGCTTTGGGCAAGCACCCAGTTTTGTCGGGTTCGATAATTTCATCCGGGTGTTGAGCGATCCGTCATTTCGCAGCGCCCTGTGGAATACCGTGGTGCTGGTGGTGGTTGCGGTGCATGTCGAGCTGTTGCTTGGTCTGCTGCTGGCACTGCTGTTTGCCAGCGGCCTGCCGTTTCGCCGTGTGCTTCTGGTCTGCACGCTGGCACCTTATGCCGTCAGCGAAGTGATCGCCGTGGTCAGCTGGCGCTATCTGTTCGACCCGCAGGCCGGGCCGGTCACGCAGCTTTTGCTGTCGCTGGGTCTGCCGGTGCTGGACTGGTCGTTCGAGCCCGTGCACGCGATGATCCTGATCGCCATGCTGACGATCTGGCTGCATCTGCCCTTTACCTTCATCATCCTCTACGCCGCACGGCTGGCGATTCCGGGCGATCTTTATGAAGCAGCGCGCATCGACGGCGCGCGCCCGTGGCAGGCCTTCCGCCGGGTGACGCTGCCGATGCTGGGACCGGCCATCGTCGTCGCCCTGCTGTTTCGCTACATCTTTGCCTTCCGCATCTTTTCCGAGGTCTGGCTGCTGACCGGCGGTGGACCGGCGCGCACGACCGAGGTGGTCGCGGTCTATCTGTACCGCGAAGCCTTTACCTACAACGCCTTCGGGACAGCAGCCGCGACGGCGTGGATCATGGTGTTGGCGTCGCTGCTTCTGGCCCTTGGCTATGTTCTTGTGCTGCGCAAACAGGTGACCGGCAATGCGCATTGA
- a CDS encoding LacI family DNA-binding transcriptional regulator: MQKKRATIKDVASLAGVSTATVSHVVNGSKPVKQSVHDRVIAAARQLDYHADRAASQLRSGQTKVVAILVPDLDDAFFTSLVSRLEVMAGKDGFDVIVASSRDDPAVEQSRLRALLGWRPAGMVVVPCTDSLPSVLIEECRRTPVVLADRVVPAGAPADTVTIDNAEAGEIAARHLVAMGHRDVVIAASNLAIAPIRERERGARDFLRAATGRAPVTIELGSNSITGAERFAHWQERHARPTAVLALTNVTTLAVLSALAQARVDIPEQVSVIGFDDYAWMSARKTALTAIRQPLDVMAQSVWDRLTTRMGGETGAPVAISLTASLQVRDSVLGLPALGGGEGATPGSDPLNPGEGKSAIH; this comes from the coding sequence ATGCAAAAGAAACGCGCGACGATCAAAGATGTAGCCTCGTTGGCCGGGGTCTCGACGGCGACCGTTTCGCATGTCGTCAATGGCTCGAAGCCGGTCAAGCAATCGGTGCATGACCGGGTTATCGCTGCAGCCCGACAACTGGACTATCACGCGGATCGCGCGGCGTCGCAGTTGCGCTCGGGCCAGACCAAGGTGGTGGCCATTCTGGTCCCGGATCTTGACGATGCCTTCTTTACCTCGCTGGTGTCGCGGCTTGAGGTGATGGCAGGCAAGGACGGGTTTGACGTCATTGTTGCCAGTTCACGCGATGATCCGGCGGTTGAGCAATCGCGCCTGCGCGCGCTGCTGGGCTGGCGTCCGGCAGGGATGGTGGTTGTCCCGTGCACCGACAGCTTGCCGTCCGTGCTGATCGAAGAATGCCGGCGCACGCCGGTGGTGCTGGCGGACCGCGTGGTGCCAGCGGGCGCACCGGCGGACACGGTAACGATTGATAACGCCGAAGCGGGTGAGATCGCGGCCCGGCATCTGGTGGCGATGGGGCACCGCGATGTCGTCATCGCCGCGTCCAATCTGGCGATAGCGCCGATCCGCGAACGCGAACGCGGCGCGCGTGACTTCTTGCGGGCCGCGACCGGTCGGGCACCGGTCACGATTGAACTGGGCTCAAACAGCATCACCGGTGCCGAGCGTTTCGCCCATTGGCAAGAGCGCCACGCGCGCCCGACCGCCGTTCTGGCCCTGACCAACGTGACCACGCTGGCGGTTTTGTCCGCATTGGCGCAGGCGCGGGTGGATATTCCCGAGCAGGTTTCGGTCATCGGCTTCGATGACTACGCCTGGATGAGCGCGCGCAAGACCGCTTTGACCGCGATCCGCCAGCCGCTGGATGTGATGGCGCAATCGGTCTGGGACCGGTTGACGACGCGGATGGGTGGCGAAACCGGCGCGCCGGTGGCGATCAGCCTGACCGCATCGCTGCAGGTCCGCGATTCCGTGCTGGGATTGCCCGCTCTCGGGGGCGGCGAGGGGGCGACCCCCGGCTCTGACCCCCTCAACCCCGGTGAGGGGAAATCTGCCATTCACTGA
- a CDS encoding acetoacetate--CoA ligase — protein sequence MMVAEGDILWQATPDRREASMVAQFMRFVGKNGPDLTDFAALHRWSVNEPAAFWKAVSDFFEVEMEGQLDQVMTDDPMPRTRWFTGTRLNYAEQILRNETRGDPERVMLHHCSETRPLAAMSWAEVGAAVRKLATRLRAMGVQKGDRVVAYMPNIPETVIAMLASTAIGATWATAAPEFGPQTVIDRFSQIEPKLVFAVNGYRYGGKNFDRTGDLTRILAELPTATSLVMLDYLPDASSAPAFHGEALMWDTLFTGDDVPADAFTYERVASDHPLWTLFSSGTTGLPKPIVQGHHGIVLEHLKNGAFGFDMAPNDTYFCYSTTGWMVWNTLMTGPLLNGKVTLYDGHPTYPDAGALWQIMQDTGVSHFGVSPTFMQLVRQQGIVPGKDYDLSKLTTMFLTGSPATPEILAWVHEAVKQDLFATSQSGGTELCSGILAGCVLLPVRAGEIQAPALGCDACAFDEDGRQVIGEVGELVIRKPMPSMPLCFWGDVDFARYTDSYFDMYPGIWRHGDRVRFNDHGGSYVLGRSDATLNRFGVRIGSAEIYRTMEGIDGVADSLIICIEDGQGGYYMPLFVQMQPGVALDDAKKAEIVKRLRAERSPRHVPDEIVAAPEIPTTLTGKKMEVPVRKLLLGQPVDKVASRDATKNPAALDWFAAFAARRA from the coding sequence ATGATGGTCGCGGAAGGCGATATTCTCTGGCAGGCGACGCCGGACCGGCGCGAGGCTTCGATGGTCGCACAGTTCATGCGGTTTGTCGGCAAGAACGGCCCCGATCTGACCGATTTCGCGGCGCTGCACCGCTGGTCGGTGAACGAGCCTGCGGCATTCTGGAAGGCAGTAAGCGACTTTTTCGAGGTCGAGATGGAAGGTCAGCTCGATCAGGTGATGACCGACGACCCCATGCCGCGCACCCGCTGGTTCACCGGCACGCGGCTGAACTATGCCGAGCAGATCCTGCGCAACGAGACGCGTGGCGACCCTGAGCGCGTCATGTTGCACCATTGCAGCGAAACGCGTCCGCTGGCCGCGATGTCCTGGGCCGAGGTCGGCGCGGCGGTGCGCAAACTGGCCACCCGGTTGCGCGCGATGGGTGTGCAAAAGGGCGACCGCGTGGTTGCCTATATGCCCAACATCCCCGAAACCGTGATCGCCATGCTCGCCTCGACCGCGATTGGCGCGACATGGGCCACCGCCGCGCCCGAATTCGGCCCGCAGACGGTCATTGACCGTTTCAGCCAGATCGAGCCCAAGCTGGTCTTCGCGGTGAACGGTTACCGTTACGGTGGCAAGAATTTCGACCGCACCGGCGACCTGACCCGCATACTGGCCGAGCTTCCGACCGCGACCTCGCTGGTCATGCTCGATTACCTGCCCGACGCCAGCAGCGCCCCGGCTTTCCACGGCGAAGCGCTGATGTGGGACACGCTTTTCACCGGCGATGACGTGCCCGCCGATGCCTTCACCTATGAGCGCGTCGCCTCGGATCATCCGCTGTGGACGCTGTTCTCCTCTGGCACCACGGGCCTGCCGAAACCCATCGTGCAGGGCCACCATGGCATCGTGCTGGAGCATCTCAAGAACGGCGCGTTCGGCTTCGACATGGCCCCAAACGATACCTATTTCTGCTATTCCACCACCGGCTGGATGGTGTGGAACACGCTGATGACCGGCCCGCTGCTGAACGGCAAGGTCACGCTGTATGACGGCCATCCGACCTATCCGGATGCCGGTGCGCTGTGGCAGATCATGCAGGACACAGGCGTCAGCCATTTCGGCGTCTCGCCCACGTTCATGCAGTTGGTGCGCCAGCAGGGCATTGTCCCGGGCAAGGATTATGACCTGTCCAAGCTTACGACGATGTTCCTGACCGGCTCGCCCGCAACGCCCGAAATTCTGGCCTGGGTGCATGAGGCGGTGAAGCAGGATCTCTTCGCCACCTCGCAATCGGGCGGCACCGAGCTGTGTTCGGGCATTCTGGCCGGCTGCGTCCTGCTGCCCGTCCGCGCCGGCGAGATACAGGCACCCGCTCTGGGCTGCGACGCCTGCGCCTTTGACGAGGACGGGCGGCAGGTTATCGGCGAGGTTGGCGAGCTGGTCATCCGCAAGCCAATGCCCTCGATGCCGCTGTGTTTCTGGGGCGACGTGGATTTCGCGCGCTATACCGACAGCTATTTCGACATGTATCCGGGGATCTGGCGGCATGGCGACCGGGTGCGGTTCAATGACCACGGCGGCAGCTATGTGCTGGGCCGGTCGGACGCCACGCTCAACCGCTTCGGCGTGCGCATCGGCTCGGCCGAGATTTACCGCACGATGGAGGGGATCGACGGCGTCGCCGACAGCCTGATCATCTGCATCGAGGATGGCCAGGGCGGCTATTACATGCCACTGTTCGTGCAGATGCAGCCGGGTGTGGCGCTGGATGACGCCAAGAAGGCTGAGATCGTCAAGCGCCTGCGCGCAGAACGCAGCCCGCGTCACGTCCCCGACGAGATCGTCGCCGCCCCCGAGATCCCGACCACGCTGACCGGCAAGAAGATGGAAGTCCCGGTGCGCAAACTGCTGCTGGGCCAGCCGGTCGACAAAGTCGCCAGCCGTGACGCCACCAAGAACCCGGCCGCACTCGACTGGTTTGCGGCGTTCGCGGCAAGACGCGCCTGA
- a CDS encoding TetR/AcrR family transcriptional regulator, which produces MAKKTTSGQRRGKGAGQSTPELSKAQIVDSALRLIDEKGLQSFSVRNLAKTLECYPTAIYWYTPSRYFLIAEIITVVLADVVPDLSLGWQDWLRALFRRYREAISKHPNVAPLIGVNLVSNAAVDLDLIEGALAKLHEAGFRDEALINAYNAVIGGMVGFTTQEFAMLPPDVEELEANLKDVPQRIDSSQHPHLAQLAPRMLGSAFILRWQNGAAQPMDGAFATYVEAFVTGLEAALAPNPSQV; this is translated from the coding sequence ATGGCCAAGAAAACCACATCCGGGCAGCGCCGCGGCAAAGGGGCGGGGCAGTCGACGCCTGAGCTGTCCAAGGCCCAGATCGTCGACTCCGCGCTGCGGTTGATCGATGAAAAGGGGCTGCAGTCCTTCTCGGTCCGCAATCTGGCCAAAACGCTCGAATGCTATCCGACCGCGATCTACTGGTACACGCCGAGCCGCTATTTCCTGATTGCCGAGATCATTACCGTCGTGCTGGCTGACGTGGTCCCCGACCTGTCGCTGGGCTGGCAGGACTGGCTGCGCGCGCTGTTCCGGCGGTATCGCGAGGCGATTTCGAAGCACCCGAATGTCGCGCCGCTGATCGGGGTCAATCTGGTGTCGAATGCCGCGGTCGATCTGGATCTGATCGAGGGGGCGCTGGCCAAGCTGCACGAGGCAGGTTTTCGCGATGAGGCGCTGATCAACGCTTACAACGCAGTGATCGGGGGCATGGTCGGGTTCACCACGCAGGAATTCGCCATGCTGCCGCCCGATGTTGAAGAACTTGAGGCCAATCTGAAAGACGTCCCGCAGCGCATCGACAGCAGCCAGCATCCACATCTCGCACAATTGGCCCCGCGCATGCTCGGCTCGGCCTTTATCCTGCGCTGGCAGAATGGGGCGGCACAGCCGATGGATGGCGCGTTTGCCACCTATGTCGAAGCCTTCGTGACCGGGCTTGAGGCTGCCTTGGCACCGAACCCCTCCCAAGTCTGA
- a CDS encoding aminotransferase family protein, protein MTAPDKPKIATESPFAERGGPIQVFYTPLDAPRRPTISHAEGIYMWDTDGKRYLDATSGPVVSNIGHGNAKVLAAMNEQAAKVCYASRALFENTANIALAERVAELAGPGFERVFVVSGGSEATEAAMKLARQYAVARGEKGRWKVLARNPGYHGATLGAVSVTGDPETDALYEPVMRIMPRVPAPFTYRTPGNIDADTHARDCAQALEDAILEEGPDSVLAFIMEPVGGLATGALVAPDAYYTAVRDICTRHGVLLIFDEVMSGAGRTGRFLAAEHWPDARPDMVTLAKGVAAGYTPMGMVLASREMVQTVVENGGFLHGHTYSANPLSCAVGDAVLREVVEQDLIGNAERLGVLLGDRLATLMESSPIVGDVRGIGLLRALEIVADKTTKTSFPPKAKAISRIVELGLERGLLLYSRSTAGGRYGEWLMITPPLIMTEAQLDEMMELLTEVLAAFQAEALA, encoded by the coding sequence ATGACCGCGCCGGATAAACCCAAGATCGCGACCGAAAGCCCCTTCGCCGAGCGCGGCGGCCCGATTCAGGTGTTTTACACGCCGCTGGACGCACCCCGCCGTCCGACGATCTCGCATGCCGAAGGGATCTACATGTGGGACACCGACGGCAAACGCTATCTCGACGCGACCTCGGGGCCGGTGGTCAGCAACATTGGCCACGGCAACGCGAAAGTTCTGGCGGCGATGAACGAGCAGGCCGCGAAGGTGTGCTACGCGTCGCGCGCGCTGTTCGAGAACACGGCGAATATCGCGCTGGCCGAGCGGGTGGCCGAGTTGGCCGGTCCGGGGTTCGAGCGGGTCTTTGTGGTCTCGGGCGGGTCCGAGGCCACGGAAGCTGCGATGAAACTGGCACGGCAATACGCCGTGGCGCGCGGTGAAAAAGGCCGCTGGAAGGTGCTGGCGCGCAACCCCGGCTACCATGGCGCGACGCTGGGCGCGGTGTCGGTCACCGGCGATCCCGAAACCGACGCGCTGTATGAGCCGGTCATGCGGATCATGCCCCGCGTTCCCGCGCCCTTTACCTATCGCACCCCCGGCAATATTGACGCCGACACCCATGCCCGCGATTGCGCGCAGGCGCTTGAGGATGCGATCCTTGAAGAAGGGCCCGACAGCGTTCTGGCCTTCATCATGGAGCCGGTCGGCGGGTTGGCAACGGGCGCACTGGTGGCCCCGGACGCCTACTATACCGCCGTGCGCGACATCTGCACGCGCCATGGTGTCTTGCTGATCTTCGACGAAGTGATGAGCGGCGCGGGCCGCACCGGGCGCTTTCTGGCCGCCGAGCACTGGCCCGACGCGCGCCCCGATATGGTAACCTTGGCCAAGGGTGTCGCCGCTGGCTACACGCCGATGGGCATGGTGCTTGCGTCGCGTGAGATGGTGCAGACGGTGGTCGAGAACGGCGGCTTTCTGCACGGTCACACCTACAGCGCGAACCCGCTGTCATGTGCGGTCGGTGACGCGGTGCTGCGCGAAGTGGTCGAGCAGGATCTGATCGGCAATGCCGAGCGCCTGGGTGTTCTGCTGGGCGACCGGCTGGCGACGCTGATGGAATCCTCGCCCATCGTCGGCGACGTGCGCGGGATCGGCCTGCTGCGCGCCCTCGAGATCGTGGCGGACAAGACAACCAAGACCTCGTTCCCGCCCAAAGCCAAGGCAATCTCGCGGATTGTCGAGCTGGGGCTCGAGCGCGGGCTCTTGCTTTATTCGCGCAGTACGGCAGGCGGGCGCTATGGCGAATGGCTGATGATCACCCCGCCGCTGATCATGACCGAAGCGCAACTTGATGAAATGATGGAACTTCTCACCGAGGTTCTGGCGGCTTTTCAGGCGGAAGCGCTCGCCTGA
- a CDS encoding TRAP transporter substrate-binding protein, producing MHLSVSFTALAAAGMIVSAATPALADTLRFSHFLPPGHYFDNDVNAWGAALDEASGGELTVQVFPAGQMGAPADHYAMVRDGIVDVAWVNFGYTPGAFPIADLIDLPFSLEVPRDVASVAVNTWYAAYAGQEMSDVHFCLAHVGAPGALHSAQPITLPSDVAGLQVRPASGSMARFIADLGGSAVQVPATEARQAIERGVANAITFPWGSIDFFGISDAVPYHIADTLYYVGAGIVMNKARYEGLSPEMRAAVDSVCTSEWAVGVGASWVEFENNGRQVLADMGHTIHESTPEELAAWHEAAQPSYDRWAATMVAQGLDPQEIRASLDAAVDAAAAAQ from the coding sequence ATGCACCTGTCCGTCTCGTTCACCGCGTTGGCCGCTGCTGGCATGATTGTCAGCGCCGCCACGCCCGCTCTCGCCGATACCCTGCGCTTTTCGCACTTCCTGCCGCCGGGCCATTATTTCGACAATGACGTCAACGCCTGGGGTGCGGCGCTGGACGAGGCCTCGGGCGGTGAGCTGACCGTTCAGGTGTTTCCCGCCGGTCAGATGGGCGCGCCCGCCGACCATTACGCGATGGTGCGCGACGGTATCGTTGACGTCGCCTGGGTCAATTTCGGCTACACGCCCGGCGCGTTTCCGATTGCCGATCTAATCGACCTGCCGTTCTCGCTGGAAGTGCCGCGCGATGTGGCCTCGGTCGCGGTGAACACGTGGTACGCTGCGTATGCCGGTCAGGAAATGTCGGACGTGCATTTCTGTCTGGCTCATGTCGGTGCGCCCGGCGCGCTGCATTCGGCCCAGCCGATCACCCTGCCGTCGGACGTTGCCGGGCTGCAGGTCCGCCCGGCCAGCGGGTCCATGGCCCGCTTCATTGCTGATCTGGGTGGTTCGGCGGTGCAGGTGCCCGCGACCGAGGCCCGTCAGGCCATCGAGCGCGGCGTGGCGAATGCGATCACCTTCCCCTGGGGTTCGATCGATTTCTTCGGCATCTCGGACGCGGTGCCCTATCACATCGCCGATACGCTCTATTACGTCGGGGCGGGTATCGTGATGAACAAGGCGCGGTACGAGGGTCTGTCGCCCGAAATGCGCGCCGCCGTAGACAGCGTTTGTACGTCGGAATGGGCGGTTGGCGTCGGCGCAAGCTGGGTCGAGTTCGAGAACAACGGCCGTCAGGTGCTTGCCGATATGGGCCACACGATCCACGAATCGACGCCCGAAGAGCTGGCTGCCTGGCACGAGGCCGCGCAACCCTCGTATGACCGCTGGGCTGCAACCATGGTCGCCCAAGGCCTTGACCCGCAAGAGATCCGCGCCAGCCTTGACGCGGCGGTCGACGCGGCAGCAGCGGCACAGTGA
- a CDS encoding TRAP transporter small permease → MNRFLRAIELAASLMLGVVTLITFANVVMRFGFNSALMDSFDLTRMAQGLALAWGIAVTTHRSEHITIDGLWTLMGPRGRRVMDIVARVITGSFLLVLTLAMAQRAYRNMLSNLSTAELSIPIWGFHAAMTLGIALACFVVFASIRLVRNGGYTRGAA, encoded by the coding sequence ATGAACCGGTTCCTGCGTGCAATCGAGCTGGCAGCAAGCCTGATGCTCGGGGTCGTGACGCTGATCACCTTTGCCAATGTGGTCATGCGCTTCGGCTTTAACAGTGCGTTGATGGATTCGTTCGACCTGACGCGCATGGCGCAGGGACTGGCGCTGGCCTGGGGGATCGCCGTGACCACCCACCGCAGCGAGCACATCACCATCGACGGCCTGTGGACCCTGATGGGTCCACGCGGTCGCCGGGTGATGGATATCGTGGCGCGGGTGATCACCGGGTCGTTTCTGTTGGTGCTTACTCTCGCCATGGCACAGCGCGCCTATCGCAACATGCTGTCGAACCTGTCCACGGCCGAGCTGAGCATCCCGATCTGGGGCTTTCACGCGGCCATGACACTGGGGATCGCCCTAGCCTGCTTTGTGGTCTTCGCCAGCATCCGCCTTGTGCGGAATGGCGGCTACACGCGCGGCGCCGCCTGA
- a CDS encoding TRAP transporter large permease gives MSLTAIALAGFAILVVLLLIRVPVGIAMAIAGIAGFSLVVGIDPAISMVSQVAFNALTAYEFSIIPMFILMGTFAAKSDLSLEMFRASQAWLGRFRGGMAFSALVASAGFAAVNGSSMATAATMTRVALPEMERNGYDGALSAGVIAAGGTLGIMIPPSAVLALYGFITQQNVADLFIAGILPGLLGLACYASAILILGFFRPASMPVAGSSSWSEKLISLSRVWAIALLFGLIIGGIYGGVFTVTEAAGIGAFGAWLIGTLRGRLGVKATLECLGEALAMSAAIFTIVIGALTFGYFLTVTGTTTALIGWLANQPVGPYGVLTLILLGYLVLGAVMDELAITLLTLPIVFPVIQSLGFDPIWFGVIFVMTVTLGVNTPPIGMNVFVINSIARHISLGRIYRAVMPFIAVDLVRLLLLILFPSIALYLVY, from the coding sequence ATGTCTCTTACAGCTATTGCCCTTGCAGGGTTCGCCATTCTGGTGGTCCTGCTACTGATCCGTGTGCCGGTCGGCATCGCCATGGCGATTGCCGGTATCGCGGGCTTTTCGCTGGTGGTCGGGATTGATCCTGCCATCAGCATGGTCAGTCAGGTCGCCTTCAACGCGCTGACGGCCTATGAATTCTCGATCATCCCGATGTTCATCCTGATGGGCACTTTCGCGGCCAAGAGCGATCTCAGCCTTGAGATGTTCCGCGCCAGTCAGGCATGGCTGGGCCGGTTCAGGGGCGGCATGGCGTTCTCGGCGCTGGTGGCCTCGGCCGGATTTGCGGCGGTGAACGGATCATCCATGGCGACGGCGGCCACCATGACCCGCGTTGCGCTGCCCGAGATGGAGCGTAACGGCTATGACGGCGCGCTCTCGGCCGGGGTGATCGCCGCAGGCGGGACGCTGGGCATCATGATCCCGCCCTCGGCGGTGCTGGCGCTTTATGGTTTCATCACCCAGCAGAACGTCGCCGATCTGTTTATTGCAGGCATCCTGCCGGGTCTGCTGGGGCTGGCCTGCTATGCCTCGGCTATTCTGATCCTCGGCTTTTTCCGCCCCGCCAGCATGCCCGTTGCCGGGTCCAGCAGCTGGAGCGAAAAGCTGATCAGCCTGAGCCGCGTCTGGGCCATCGCGCTGTTGTTCGGCCTGATCATCGGCGGCATTTATGGCGGGGTCTTCACCGTCACCGAAGCCGCCGGCATCGGCGCGTTCGGCGCATGGCTGATCGGCACGCTGCGCGGTCGGCTGGGCGTCAAAGCGACGCTTGAGTGTCTGGGCGAGGCGCTGGCAATGAGTGCGGCGATCTTCACCATCGTGATCGGCGCGCTGACCTTTGGCTATTTCCTGACCGTCACCGGCACCACCACCGCGCTGATCGGCTGGCTGGCCAACCAGCCCGTCGGCCCCTACGGCGTGTTGACGCTGATCCTGCTGGGCTATCTGGTACTGGGTGCGGTGATGGACGAACTGGCGATCACCCTGCTGACGCTGCCCATCGTGTTTCCGGTGATCCAGTCGCTGGGCTTTGATCCGATCTGGTTCGGGGTGATCTTTGTGATGACGGTGACTCTGGGAGTCAACACGCCGCCCATCGGGATGAATGTCTTCGTGATCAACTCGATTGCCCGGCATATCTCGCTGGGGCGGATTTACCGGGCCGTGATGCCGTTCATTGCGGTGGATCTGGTGCGCCTGCTCTTGTTGATCCTCTTCCCGTCCATCGCCCTCTATCTGGTCTATTAA
- a CDS encoding M20 metallopeptidase family protein: protein MTVETDVSLQARLAQRSEEIFERMIAWRRDFHANPELGNQEHRTAGIVADHLESLGFDQVRRGLGGSTGVVGILEGGQPGPCVALRADMDALPVREATGLEFASTATALWGGETMPAMHACGHDAHTAVQMAVAEILVAERAAIKGRVMLVFQPAEEGPAPDWQGLSGAARLVADGVFDDPKPDAFFCFHVLQDERPGTAGEIRVHEGDGTYAMNLMRIKIRGRGGHGAYPWRTVDPLLIGAQVLTALQSIPAKNVDVNENAVTLSIGIFKGGTKFNVIPDEAEMEGALRFTDTTTGPYLEQRVESIAKGIAEAAGGSAEVDWYMRVPLVHNDTDLTRRMRPSLDRAAPARQAGGQGRELLSR, encoded by the coding sequence ATGACAGTCGAGACCGACGTTTCCCTGCAGGCGCGCCTCGCGCAGCGAAGCGAAGAAATCTTCGAGCGCATGATTGCCTGGCGGCGGGATTTCCATGCCAATCCTGAACTGGGCAATCAGGAACACCGCACTGCCGGGATCGTGGCAGATCATCTGGAGAGCCTCGGCTTTGATCAGGTGCGCCGGGGACTGGGGGGCTCGACCGGGGTGGTCGGTATTCTTGAGGGCGGTCAGCCCGGCCCTTGCGTCGCCCTGCGTGCCGACATGGACGCGCTCCCGGTGCGCGAGGCGACGGGGCTTGAGTTTGCCTCAACCGCAACCGCGCTCTGGGGTGGGGAAACCATGCCGGCGATGCACGCCTGCGGGCATGACGCGCATACGGCCGTGCAAATGGCGGTGGCGGAAATTCTGGTCGCCGAGCGGGCAGCGATCAAGGGCCGTGTGATGCTGGTCTTTCAACCCGCCGAGGAAGGCCCCGCGCCGGATTGGCAGGGCCTGTCCGGTGCCGCGCGACTGGTTGCCGATGGCGTCTTTGACGACCCCAAGCCCGACGCGTTCTTCTGCTTCCACGTCCTGCAGGACGAACGCCCCGGCACCGCGGGCGAGATCCGCGTGCACGAAGGCGACGGCACCTATGCGATGAACCTGATGCGCATCAAGATCCGCGGGCGCGGGGGCCACGGCGCCTATCCGTGGCGCACGGTCGATCCGCTGCTGATCGGCGCGCAGGTGCTGACGGCGCTGCAGAGTATCCCGGCGAAGAATGTCGATGTGAACGAGAACGCCGTCACCCTCTCGATCGGCATCTTCAAGGGCGGCACCAAGTTCAACGTGATTCCGGACGAGGCCGAAATGGAGGGCGCGCTGCGCTTTACCGACACGACGACCGGCCCCTATCTGGAACAACGCGTCGAATCTATCGCCAAGGGCATCGCCGAAGCCGCCGGTGGCAGCGCCGAGGTGGACTGGTACATGCGCGTGCCGCTGGTACACAATGATACTGACCTGACCCGCCGCATGCGCCCGTCACTGGACCGCGCGGCACCGGCGAGACAAGCCGGTGGTCAAGGTCGAGAACTGCTTTCTCGATGA